A window of the Candidatus Eisenbacteria bacterium genome harbors these coding sequences:
- a CDS encoding phosphatase PAP2 family protein — MALMKAVALLIFLPVLASGESLDTRLLERIHTGWESRHLTQIMEKTTVLGQAEVGLGLCLILSTYGSEKEKETGKLGFTSLALTGPVVSGLKYAVGRERPYEKTSRANSSFPSGHAAAVFAVSSVIASEYPRLKIPAYVVAGAVAFSRVYLGRHYPSDVIVGSAVGYGIGKLVYAKRKPILALTF; from the coding sequence ATGGCTTTGATGAAGGCAGTTGCTCTCCTCATCTTCCTACCCGTTCTGGCAAGCGGCGAAAGTCTCGACACACGCCTTCTCGAAAGGATACACACGGGATGGGAGAGCCGGCATCTAACACAGATCATGGAGAAGACGACTGTCCTTGGACAGGCTGAAGTGGGCCTGGGACTGTGCCTCATATTGAGCACATATGGTAGCGAAAAGGAAAAAGAAACAGGAAAGCTTGGCTTCACTTCGCTGGCTTTGACAGGCCCCGTTGTGAGCGGGCTCAAGTACGCCGTGGGGAGAGAAAGGCCTTACGAGAAGACATCGAGAGCCAATTCCTCTTTTCCATCGGGTCATGCTGCTGCAGTATTTGCTGTCTCATCGGTGATAGCATCGGAGTATCCCCGGCTGAAAATTCCTGCTTACGTGGTGGCAGGGGCAGTAGCATTCTCAAGAGTCTATCTCGGAAGGCACTACCCCAGCGATGTCATTGTGGGATCTGCAGTCGGATACGGAATAGGGAAGTTAGTGTACGCAAAAAGAAAACCTATTCTTGCTCTTACTTTCTAA
- the corA gene encoding magnesium/cobalt transporter CorA, whose amino-acid sequence MTRVLVYELEKRSVRQGALEELPSLLSRDDVRIWVDLEKPSEEEAQILSTVFKFHHLAVEDCIGNLNHPKIDDYGEYLYLVIHGVDFYAPKDRFDTQELDIFLGKNYLVTFHYKFSRSVSSNFDKCCENAFFMQKDCEFILYRILDTLADDYMPTLEALDDKIDAIEKGLFENPTQDILSKIFILKKDIMFLKRIVEPQREVLRKVAGGEFPLICSECILLFRDIQDHLFMIYQLTDSYRDAVTGMLEAYLSIASNKLNEVMKVLTVIATIMMPLTLITGIYGMNFEYIPGLKVRVGFFILVGAMVVLSAFMLGLFRRKRWL is encoded by the coding sequence ATGACAAGAGTCCTGGTCTACGAATTGGAGAAGCGATCTGTCAGACAGGGAGCGCTCGAGGAACTCCCTTCACTTCTTTCCAGAGATGATGTCAGAATCTGGGTTGACCTTGAGAAACCATCTGAAGAAGAAGCGCAAATCCTTTCAACTGTCTTCAAGTTTCACCACCTTGCTGTTGAAGACTGCATTGGTAATCTCAATCATCCCAAAATTGATGACTACGGTGAGTATCTTTATCTCGTAATACACGGTGTTGATTTCTATGCGCCGAAGGACAGGTTCGACACGCAGGAGCTGGACATTTTTCTTGGAAAGAACTACCTCGTCACGTTTCATTACAAGTTTTCGAGAAGCGTATCATCAAACTTTGACAAGTGCTGCGAGAATGCCTTTTTCATGCAGAAAGATTGCGAATTCATTCTCTACCGGATACTTGATACGCTGGCAGATGATTATATGCCCACGCTTGAGGCATTGGATGACAAGATTGATGCCATCGAGAAAGGGCTTTTTGAGAATCCAACTCAGGACATTCTCAGCAAGATATTCATTCTGAAAAAGGATATTATGTTTCTGAAACGAATCGTCGAGCCGCAGAGGGAAGTCTTGAGGAAAGTCGCCGGAGGAGAATTCCCGCTGATCTGCAGCGAATGCATTCTTCTCTTCAGAGATATTCAGGACCACCTCTTCATGATTTATCAATTGACCGATTCTTACAGGGACGCAGTAACCGGGATGCTCGAGGCCTACCTGTCGATAGCGTCAAACAAATTGAATGAAGTCATGAAAGTCCTGACCGTCATCGCGACAATAATGATGCCGCTCACTCTTATTACCGGAATCTACGGGATGAACTTCGAATACATTCCGGGGCTTAAGGTTCGAGTGGGTTTCTTCATACTTGTCGGCGCGATGGTTGTTCTCAGTGCATTCATGCTCGGTCTCTTCAGAAGGAAGAGATGGCTTTGA